Proteins encoded within one genomic window of Longimicrobium sp.:
- a CDS encoding lytic transglycosylase domain-containing protein: MGTTNDFAVRPRLGALRRPVALALCTLLVAGSVAPAGSQQGGRPRLAGVRADSARQLRKPEGGFSREFWAWLRDEARRFRELNGGPFAFAVRYRISGDLAREIHDAARDEGIDPDLAFRLVRVESMFNPRARSPVGALGLTQLMPSTARWLDRSLTREGILEPRTNLHVGFRYLRGLITKYDGNLELALLAYNRGDGAVDRDLARGRNPENGYSRRVLGVGFERYAGSGLVGR; this comes from the coding sequence TTGGGTACGACGAACGACTTTGCCGTTCGCCCGCGCCTCGGCGCGCTGCGGCGGCCGGTGGCGCTGGCCCTGTGCACGCTGCTGGTGGCGGGGTCGGTGGCGCCGGCGGGATCGCAGCAGGGCGGACGGCCGCGGCTGGCCGGCGTACGGGCCGACAGCGCGCGGCAGCTGCGCAAGCCCGAGGGCGGCTTCTCGCGCGAGTTCTGGGCGTGGCTGCGCGACGAGGCCCGCCGCTTCCGCGAGCTGAACGGCGGCCCCTTCGCCTTCGCGGTGCGCTACCGCATCTCCGGCGACCTGGCGCGCGAGATCCACGACGCCGCGCGCGACGAGGGCATCGACCCCGACCTGGCGTTCCGGCTGGTGCGCGTGGAAAGCATGTTCAACCCGCGGGCGCGCAGCCCCGTGGGCGCGCTGGGGCTCACGCAGCTGATGCCCAGCACCGCCCGCTGGCTGGACCGCAGCCTCACCCGCGAGGGCATCCTGGAGCCGCGCACCAACCTGCACGTGGGCTTCCGCTACCTCCGCGGCCTGATCACCAAGTACGACGGCAACCTGGAGCTGGCACTGCTGGCCTACAACCGCGGAGACGGCGCCGTGGACCGCGACCTGGCCCGCGGCCGCAACCCCGAGAACGGCTACTCGCGCCGCGTTCTGGGCGTCGGCTTCGAGCGCTACGCCGGGTCCGGGCTGGTCGGGCGCTGA
- a CDS encoding L,D-transpeptidase yields MRHTRWALAALLALAAAPLAAQERLAARADTGGTTASAEEAPRGLVTREELIVDRLRKLGIPNPDPAPRKPKDHADSVEWLRHRRAANAIPGRKIVVSIYDRHLWLIDGQDTLLSTQVGVGMGSVTTARGRVYDFNTPRGLRRVLLKEEEPMWNPPDWHYYSLGQRVRQFPEGGLTLEDGRRVVRRGAWIGYLQDGEFTPIPRDESLFFGGILYIPPFGTENRKIPEVLGHFKLDTGGGIMIHGTDDPLAIGFPATHGCIRVADEPLEELYNEVAVGTPVYIY; encoded by the coding sequence ATGCGACACACCCGCTGGGCCCTCGCGGCCCTCCTCGCGCTGGCGGCCGCGCCGCTGGCCGCGCAGGAACGGCTCGCCGCGCGCGCCGACACCGGCGGCACCACGGCCTCGGCCGAGGAAGCGCCGCGCGGCCTGGTCACGCGCGAAGAGCTGATCGTGGACCGGCTGCGCAAGCTGGGCATCCCCAACCCGGACCCGGCGCCCCGCAAGCCCAAGGACCACGCCGACAGCGTGGAGTGGCTCCGCCACCGCCGCGCCGCCAACGCCATCCCCGGCCGCAAGATCGTGGTCTCCATCTACGACCGGCACCTGTGGCTGATCGACGGGCAGGACACCCTCCTCTCCACCCAGGTGGGCGTGGGGATGGGGAGCGTGACCACGGCCCGCGGGCGCGTGTACGACTTCAACACGCCGCGCGGCCTGCGCCGCGTGCTGCTGAAGGAAGAGGAGCCGATGTGGAACCCGCCCGACTGGCACTACTACTCGCTGGGCCAGCGCGTGCGGCAGTTCCCCGAGGGCGGCCTCACGCTCGAGGACGGCCGCCGTGTGGTGCGCCGCGGCGCGTGGATCGGCTACCTGCAGGACGGCGAGTTCACGCCCATCCCGCGCGACGAGTCGCTGTTCTTCGGGGGGATTCTGTACATCCCGCCCTTCGGCACCGAGAACCGCAAGATCCCCGAGGTGCTGGGCCACTTCAAGCTCGACACCGGCGGCGGGATCATGATCCACGGCACCGACGACCCGCTGGCCATCGGCTTCCCCGCCACGCACGGCTGCATCCGCGTGGCCGACGAGCCGCTGGAAGAGCTCTACAACGAGGTCGCGGTCGGCACCCCGGTCTACATCTACTGA
- a CDS encoding pitrilysin family protein, whose product MKRLVLALPLAALLPAALAAQTAISYTEETLPNGLKVIYHVDHSTPVAAVDIWYNVGSKNEAPGRTGFAHLFEHMMFKGSRNVADGQHFALLEGAGARAGADINGTTAWDRTNYFEQLPSNQLELALWLEADRMGTLADVLTQEKLDNQREVVKNERRQSYDNQPYGTWTEKMEGLVFPEGHPYHHDVIGSMEDLSAASLEDVRNFFRTYYAPNNAVLVVAGDIDVTQAKALVRKHFAAIPRHDPPPALRDATLPAVVGREQREVVQDANAPVPAVFIGFRVPPQRAANAAAVDLLSSMLSGRSGPLYESLVRRQGVATNAAVFNFDLLEGADILVVNANGKPGANADSLEAAVKRELDNVMAGLTQENLDRARAQARYQLVNGLQRTGGFGGRADMLAEGWTYFRDPNYVNTRVAALDRVTLADVRAIARERLVPSNRVTLVYVPNRAPAGAQPQTPGSR is encoded by the coding sequence ATGAAGAGACTCGTCCTGGCCCTCCCGCTGGCGGCGCTGCTCCCCGCGGCGCTCGCGGCACAGACCGCGATCAGCTACACGGAGGAAACGCTTCCCAACGGCCTGAAGGTGATCTACCACGTGGACCACTCCACCCCCGTTGCCGCGGTGGACATCTGGTACAACGTGGGCTCCAAGAACGAGGCGCCCGGCCGCACCGGCTTCGCCCACCTGTTCGAGCACATGATGTTCAAGGGCTCGCGCAACGTGGCCGACGGGCAGCACTTCGCGCTCCTGGAGGGCGCGGGCGCGCGCGCCGGCGCCGACATCAACGGCACCACGGCGTGGGACCGCACCAACTACTTCGAGCAGCTTCCCAGCAACCAGCTGGAGCTGGCGCTGTGGCTGGAGGCCGACCGCATGGGCACCCTGGCCGACGTGCTGACGCAGGAGAAGCTCGACAACCAGCGCGAGGTGGTGAAGAACGAGCGCCGGCAGAGCTACGACAACCAGCCGTACGGCACGTGGACGGAGAAGATGGAGGGCCTCGTCTTCCCCGAGGGCCACCCGTACCACCACGACGTGATCGGCAGCATGGAAGACCTGAGCGCCGCCTCGCTCGAGGACGTGCGCAACTTCTTCCGCACCTACTACGCGCCCAACAACGCGGTGCTGGTGGTGGCCGGCGACATCGACGTGACCCAGGCCAAGGCGCTGGTCCGCAAGCACTTCGCCGCCATCCCGCGGCACGACCCGCCGCCCGCGCTGCGCGACGCCACCCTTCCCGCGGTGGTGGGCCGCGAGCAGCGCGAGGTGGTGCAGGACGCCAACGCGCCGGTGCCCGCCGTGTTCATCGGCTTCCGCGTGCCCCCGCAGCGCGCCGCCAACGCCGCCGCGGTCGACCTGCTGTCGTCCATGCTGTCGGGGCGCTCGGGGCCCCTGTACGAGTCGCTGGTGCGGCGCCAGGGCGTGGCCACCAACGCCGCGGTGTTCAACTTCGACCTGCTGGAGGGCGCCGACATCCTGGTGGTGAACGCCAACGGCAAGCCCGGCGCGAACGCCGACTCGCTCGAGGCCGCCGTGAAGCGCGAGCTGGACAACGTGATGGCCGGGCTGACCCAGGAGAACCTGGACCGCGCCAGGGCGCAGGCGCGCTACCAGCTGGTGAACGGCCTGCAGCGCACCGGCGGCTTCGGCGGCCGCGCCGACATGCTGGCCGAGGGGTGGACCTACTTCCGCGACCCCAACTACGTGAACACCCGCGTGGCCGCCCTGGACCGCGTGACGCTGGCCGACGTGCGGGCCATCGCCCGCGAGCGGCTGGTGCCCAGCAACCGCGTGACCCTGGTCTACGTGCCCAACCGCGCCCCCGCCGGCGCGCAACCCCAGACCCCCGGCAGCCGATGA
- a CDS encoding CapA family protein — MKTRLLLLLAAAAAIAAPSYAQDTVPRQPPADTLRADTLIVGGDTMIVRRAAGADSDASPRRRGRVAGDSARRGNTQPRAGRPRRQARVAAADTARRGPRVCAGGDVTLGTNLDTTWVSTASARAGRRVAAFPDPDSMLAPLRPLLDDADAVMLNVESAIGEGPPARRKCAPNSNTCFAFRSPVAAAGALRRVAGDAPFVGNVANNHARDAGESGWYATMRHLRAAGGAVTGADTLATAVVTMRGDTVAFLGFSPWTGPDPRNLAAVRRHVARAAARYRYVVVSVHIGAEGRGAQHTYNATEIFLGEDRGNSVAFAHAAIDAGASVVFGHGPHVMRAAEWYRGGLIFYSLGNLLTYGPFTLSEPMNRGAIACADLQPEGGVAAAELRSTRQVPPGLVRPDAAGTAAALVDALSAQDFPASAGRVAMDGSLLPPGAADAGGAPAVTGPRRRRQQ, encoded by the coding sequence GTGAAGACACGCCTCCTTCTCCTGCTCGCGGCCGCCGCCGCGATCGCGGCACCCTCGTACGCGCAGGACACCGTCCCGCGCCAGCCGCCGGCCGACACCTTGCGCGCGGACACGCTCATCGTCGGCGGCGACACGATGATCGTGCGGCGCGCGGCGGGGGCGGACTCGGATGCCTCCCCGCGCCGGCGCGGCCGGGTGGCGGGGGATTCGGCGCGGCGCGGCAACACGCAGCCCCGCGCCGGGCGGCCGCGGCGGCAGGCGCGCGTGGCGGCGGCGGACACCGCGCGGCGCGGCCCCCGCGTCTGCGCCGGCGGCGACGTGACGCTGGGGACGAACCTCGACACCACGTGGGTGTCCACCGCGTCGGCGCGGGCGGGGCGGCGGGTGGCGGCGTTCCCCGATCCGGATTCGATGCTCGCGCCGCTGCGGCCGCTGCTGGACGACGCCGACGCGGTGATGCTGAACGTGGAGAGCGCCATCGGCGAGGGGCCGCCCGCGCGGCGGAAGTGCGCGCCGAACTCCAATACCTGCTTCGCCTTCCGCTCTCCCGTGGCCGCGGCGGGGGCGCTGCGGCGCGTGGCGGGCGACGCGCCGTTCGTGGGCAACGTGGCCAACAACCACGCGCGCGACGCGGGCGAGAGCGGCTGGTACGCGACCATGCGCCACCTGCGCGCCGCGGGCGGTGCCGTCACCGGCGCCGACACGCTGGCGACGGCGGTGGTGACGATGCGGGGAGACACGGTCGCGTTCCTGGGCTTCAGCCCGTGGACGGGGCCGGACCCGCGCAACCTGGCGGCGGTGCGGCGGCACGTGGCGCGGGCGGCGGCGCGCTACCGGTACGTGGTGGTGAGCGTGCACATCGGCGCCGAGGGGCGGGGCGCGCAGCACACGTACAACGCCACGGAGATCTTCCTGGGCGAGGATCGCGGCAACTCGGTCGCCTTCGCGCACGCGGCGATCGACGCGGGCGCGAGCGTGGTCTTCGGCCACGGCCCGCACGTGATGCGCGCGGCGGAGTGGTACCGCGGCGGCCTCATCTTCTACTCGCTCGGCAACCTGCTGACGTACGGCCCGTTCACGCTCTCCGAGCCGATGAACCGCGGCGCCATCGCCTGCGCGGACCTGCAGCCGGAGGGCGGCGTGGCGGCGGCCGAGCTGCGCTCCACGCGCCAGGTGCCGCCCGGCCTGGTCCGCCCCGACGCGGCCGGCACCGCCGCGGCGCTGGTGGATGCGCTGAGCGCGCAGGACTTCCCGGCGAGCGCGGGGCGCGTGGCCATGGACGGCTCGCTGCTGCCCCCCGGCGCCGCCGACGCCGGAGGCGCGCCCGCGGTGACGGGGCCGCGGCGACGCAGGCAGCAGTAG
- a CDS encoding molybdenum cofactor biosynthesis protein B produces MTSASSERHHRAAGGRGPVPIAVVTVSDSRTEETDTNGRWLRDAIAAAGHSVDSYRVIRDEPELVSAALEEMAGGGARVIVFNGGTGIAPRDTTYDVLSRMIEKPLPGFGELFRMLSWEQVGAAAMLSRATAGVYRGRVVFSLPGSPAAVQLAWEKLIAPEIGHVAWLVDG; encoded by the coding sequence ATGACGAGCGCCAGCAGCGAGCGCCACCACCGCGCGGCCGGGGGACGCGGCCCGGTCCCCATCGCCGTGGTGACCGTCAGCGACTCGCGCACGGAGGAGACGGACACGAACGGGCGCTGGCTCCGCGACGCCATCGCCGCCGCGGGTCATTCCGTTGACAGCTACCGGGTGATCCGCGACGAGCCGGAACTGGTCTCCGCGGCGCTGGAGGAGATGGCGGGCGGCGGGGCGCGCGTGATCGTGTTCAACGGCGGCACCGGAATCGCCCCGCGCGACACCACGTACGACGTGCTGTCGCGGATGATCGAGAAACCGCTCCCCGGCTTCGGCGAGCTCTTCCGCATGCTCAGCTGGGAGCAGGTCGGCGCCGCCGCGATGCTTTCCCGCGCGACGGCAGGCGTCTACCGCGGCCGCGTGGTCTTCTCCCTCCCCGGCTCCCCCGCCGCCGTCCAGCTCGCCTGGGAAAAGCTCATCGCGCCGGAGATCGGGCACGTGGCGTGGCTGGTGGACGGATAG
- a CDS encoding pitrilysin family protein: MNRLQTFAFAAAFAAAATPAAAQHGTTPPPPGPLRPFQVPAPQEFTLPNGLRVVVVRQAALPIVSGRIILKSGAVYEPAEKNGLAQLTATLLREGAEGITASELNTRMERLGAQFQTGAGYASASATVTALKPVFGEALALAARTVMHPTFPESEFNRVRTQAIAGYVQNQSTVEGLAFETFSRAVFQPTAAYSRPSGGTRGTLEKLTLQDVQDWHRRTYAPSNAILLLVGDVTVPEARQFATQALGSWSGASVSLPAVQNLPQAPQGTRIILVDRPGSVQSGVFAGQAAIGYGDPAYFPFTGLSQVLGGGFRARMNSNLRERHGWTYGAFSGLNALQGTGTFFVSSSIRTNATDSAVAEIVREYRRIATEPVPAGELSEGLSNLVGSFPNTVQTVQGLSQRYETMLLYGLPTNFWTTYRERLTAVTPADIARVGQQKLTPNAVTVVVAGDLSKIEAPIRALNLGTVEVWDASGTKVR; this comes from the coding sequence ATGAACCGCCTTCAGACCTTCGCTTTCGCGGCGGCCTTCGCGGCCGCCGCCACCCCGGCCGCGGCGCAGCACGGCACCACGCCGCCGCCCCCGGGCCCGCTGCGCCCCTTCCAGGTGCCGGCGCCGCAGGAGTTCACCCTGCCCAACGGGCTGCGCGTGGTGGTGGTCCGCCAGGCCGCGCTCCCCATCGTGAGCGGCCGCATCATCCTCAAGTCCGGCGCGGTGTACGAGCCGGCCGAGAAGAACGGCCTTGCCCAGCTCACCGCCACGCTGCTGCGCGAGGGCGCCGAGGGAATCACGGCCAGCGAGCTGAACACGCGCATGGAGCGCCTGGGCGCGCAGTTCCAGACCGGCGCCGGGTACGCCAGCGCGTCGGCCACGGTCACGGCGCTGAAGCCGGTGTTCGGCGAGGCGCTGGCGCTGGCGGCCCGCACGGTGATGCACCCCACCTTCCCCGAGAGCGAGTTCAACCGCGTGCGCACGCAGGCCATCGCCGGCTACGTGCAGAACCAGAGCACGGTCGAGGGGCTGGCCTTCGAGACGTTCAGCCGCGCGGTGTTCCAGCCCACGGCGGCGTACTCGCGCCCGTCGGGGGGCACGCGCGGCACGCTGGAGAAGCTCACGCTGCAGGACGTGCAGGACTGGCACCGCCGCACCTACGCGCCGTCCAACGCCATCCTCCTGCTGGTGGGCGACGTGACGGTGCCCGAGGCGCGGCAGTTCGCCACGCAGGCGCTGGGGTCGTGGAGCGGCGCCTCCGTCTCCCTTCCCGCGGTGCAGAACCTGCCGCAGGCGCCGCAGGGCACGCGCATCATCCTGGTGGACCGCCCCGGCTCGGTGCAGTCGGGAGTGTTCGCGGGGCAGGCGGCGATCGGCTACGGCGACCCGGCCTACTTCCCGTTCACCGGGCTGTCGCAGGTGCTGGGCGGCGGGTTCCGTGCCCGGATGAACAGCAACCTGCGCGAGCGCCACGGCTGGACCTACGGCGCTTTCAGCGGGCTGAACGCGCTGCAGGGAACGGGCACCTTCTTCGTGTCGTCGTCCATCCGCACCAACGCCACCGACAGCGCGGTTGCCGAGATCGTGCGCGAGTACCGCCGCATCGCCACCGAGCCGGTGCCGGCGGGCGAGCTGTCGGAAGGGCTGAGCAACCTCGTCGGCTCGTTCCCCAACACGGTGCAGACGGTGCAGGGCCTCTCGCAGCGGTACGAGACGATGCTGCTGTACGGCCTGCCGACGAACTTCTGGACCACCTACCGCGAGCGGCTCACGGCCGTCACCCCCGCCGACATCGCGCGGGTGGGGCAGCAGAAGCTCACGCCCAACGCGGTCACGGTGGTGGTGGCGGGCGACCTGTCCAAGATCGAGGCGCCGATCCGCGCGCTGAACCTGGGCACCGTGGAGGTGTGGGACGCGAGCGGCACCAAGGTCCGCTGA
- a CDS encoding C40 family peptidase, whose amino-acid sequence MTKPRGTVLRALVCAGMLMLPATIAAQEGNRPAAPRAAARRDSVVQLARQQIGRRYIFGGTSPNGFDCSGFLKYLMRAMGYDLPHSAAAQAQVGREVPRDPSQLRPGDILTFGRGGRVTHVGVYVGNGRFIHASTGAGRIVETNLDRPASHLVRAWYGVRRLLTDDDSAAAVAANTGSNRR is encoded by the coding sequence TTGACCAAGCCCCGCGGAACCGTATTGCGCGCGCTCGTCTGCGCCGGGATGCTCATGCTCCCCGCCACGATCGCCGCGCAGGAAGGCAACCGGCCGGCCGCCCCGCGCGCCGCAGCCCGGCGCGACTCGGTGGTCCAGCTCGCCCGGCAGCAGATCGGGCGCCGCTACATCTTCGGCGGCACCAGCCCCAACGGCTTCGACTGCAGCGGCTTCCTGAAGTACCTGATGCGCGCGATGGGGTACGACCTGCCGCACAGCGCCGCCGCGCAGGCGCAGGTGGGGCGCGAGGTGCCGCGCGACCCGTCGCAGCTGCGCCCGGGCGACATCCTGACCTTCGGGCGCGGCGGGCGGGTGACGCACGTGGGCGTGTACGTGGGCAACGGCCGCTTCATCCACGCCAGCACCGGCGCCGGCCGCATCGTGGAGACCAACCTGGACCGCCCCGCGTCGCACCTGGTGCGCGCCTGGTACGGCGTCCGCCGCCTCCTCACCGACGACGACAGCGCCGCCGCGGTGGCGGCCAACACCGGCAGCAATCGCCGGTAG
- a CDS encoding zinc-dependent metalloprotease, translating into MNRLALTFCGALLLAAAPLPSRAQQPLPSIAEKTRGMEKKDGFVPLYWDAGAGRLWMEIPRMGQEMIYQVSLPAGLGSNDVGLDRGQLGDTRIVRFERSGPRVLMVQPNQNFRASSPNPDERRDVEDSFAQSVLWGFTAVAESDGRVLVDATDFALRDAHGVVQALKRARQGDYKLDAARSALYLPNLKAFPRNSEIEVTLTFAGDNPGQYVRDVTPTPEAITIRERHSLVQLPEDGYVPRRSDPRGGFFGIQYADYSSPLGQPLEQRFISRHRLRKRDPAAAMSEPVEPIVYYVDRGAPEPIRTALLEGARWWNQAFEAAGYRNAFRVEMLPEGADPMDVRYNVIQWVHRATRGWSYGSSVVDPRTGEIIKGHVSLGSLRDRQDWLIAEGLLSPYTNGNETPPELQRMVLARLRQLAAHEVGHTLGLAHNYIASAEGRVSVMDYPHPLARLTADGRVDLSDAYPEGIGAWDKVAIIWGYSDFAPGTNEPAALDRILADARARGIAFLTDQDARPAGSAHPQTHLWDNGTDAAAELTRVMGVRRAALARFGEQSIRAGMPLATMEEVLVPLYLHHRYQAEAATKMIGGQWYSYAMRGDGQDPPRPVPAADQRRALAAVLATVSPAELALPKTVLDRLPPRPFTFDPHRELFPHYTGLVFDAVSPAASAADMTFGLLLDPQRAARLVEQHAIDPSLPGLREVLDRIASSIASDREEDPYRREVARAVQRSFAERLMDLAADAPMPQVRAEATQRLRSLRDYYRRTSFSGDADQRAHELLLADDIARFLDRPWEARERRQPVATPPGSPIGDEDEPEGW; encoded by the coding sequence ATGAACCGTCTGGCCCTGACGTTCTGCGGCGCCTTGCTGCTGGCCGCCGCGCCCTTGCCGTCGCGCGCGCAGCAGCCCCTGCCCTCCATCGCCGAAAAGACGCGGGGGATGGAGAAGAAGGACGGCTTCGTCCCGCTGTACTGGGACGCGGGCGCCGGCCGGCTGTGGATGGAGATCCCCCGCATGGGGCAGGAGATGATCTACCAGGTCTCGCTCCCCGCGGGGCTGGGCTCCAACGACGTCGGGCTGGACCGCGGCCAGCTGGGCGACACGCGCATCGTGCGCTTCGAGCGCAGCGGGCCGCGCGTCCTCATGGTGCAGCCCAACCAGAACTTCCGCGCCTCGTCCCCCAACCCCGACGAGCGGCGCGACGTGGAGGACTCGTTCGCGCAGTCGGTGCTCTGGGGCTTCACCGCGGTGGCCGAATCGGACGGCCGCGTCCTGGTCGACGCGACCGACTTCGCGCTGCGCGACGCGCACGGCGTGGTGCAGGCGCTGAAGCGCGCGCGGCAGGGCGACTACAAGCTGGACGCCGCCCGCAGCGCTCTGTATCTCCCCAACCTTAAGGCGTTTCCGCGCAACAGCGAGATCGAGGTCACGCTCACCTTCGCGGGCGACAACCCCGGCCAGTACGTGCGCGACGTGACGCCCACGCCCGAGGCCATCACCATCCGCGAGCGCCACTCGCTGGTGCAACTCCCCGAGGACGGCTACGTGCCGCGGCGCAGCGACCCGCGCGGCGGCTTCTTCGGCATCCAGTACGCCGACTACTCGTCTCCCCTCGGCCAGCCCCTGGAGCAGCGCTTCATCTCCCGGCACCGCCTGCGCAAGCGCGACCCGGCCGCGGCGATGAGCGAGCCCGTGGAGCCCATCGTGTACTACGTGGACCGCGGCGCGCCCGAGCCGATCCGCACGGCGCTGCTGGAGGGCGCGCGGTGGTGGAACCAGGCGTTCGAGGCGGCCGGGTACCGCAACGCGTTCCGCGTGGAGATGCTCCCCGAGGGCGCGGACCCCATGGACGTGCGCTACAACGTGATCCAGTGGGTGCACCGGGCCACGCGCGGGTGGAGCTACGGATCGAGCGTGGTGGACCCGCGCACGGGGGAGATCATCAAGGGACACGTGTCGCTCGGCTCGCTGCGCGACCGGCAGGACTGGCTCATCGCCGAGGGGCTGCTGTCGCCCTACACGAACGGGAACGAGACGCCGCCGGAGCTGCAGCGGATGGTGCTGGCGCGCCTGCGCCAGCTGGCCGCGCACGAGGTGGGGCACACGCTGGGGCTGGCCCACAACTACATCGCCAGCGCGGAGGGGCGGGTCTCGGTGATGGACTATCCCCACCCGCTGGCGCGGCTGACGGCGGACGGGCGCGTGGACCTTTCCGACGCGTATCCCGAGGGGATCGGCGCGTGGGATAAAGTCGCCATCATCTGGGGGTATTCCGACTTCGCGCCGGGGACCAACGAGCCGGCGGCGCTGGACCGCATCCTGGCCGACGCGCGGGCGCGGGGGATCGCGTTCCTGACCGACCAGGACGCGCGGCCCGCGGGGAGCGCGCATCCCCAGACGCACCTGTGGGACAACGGGACCGACGCGGCGGCGGAGCTGACGCGGGTGATGGGGGTGCGGCGCGCGGCGCTGGCCCGGTTCGGCGAGCAGTCCATCCGGGCGGGGATGCCGCTGGCGACGATGGAAGAGGTGCTGGTGCCTCTTTATCTCCACCACCGCTACCAGGCCGAGGCGGCCACCAAGATGATCGGCGGGCAGTGGTACAGCTACGCGATGCGTGGCGACGGGCAGGACCCGCCGCGCCCCGTCCCGGCCGCCGACCAGCGGCGCGCGCTGGCGGCGGTGCTGGCGACCGTGAGCCCGGCGGAGCTGGCGCTGCCGAAGACCGTGCTGGACCGGCTCCCGCCGCGCCCCTTCACCTTCGACCCGCACCGCGAGCTCTTTCCGCACTACACCGGGCTGGTGTTCGACGCCGTGTCGCCGGCGGCGTCGGCGGCGGACATGACCTTCGGGTTGCTGCTGGACCCGCAGCGCGCCGCGCGGCTGGTGGAGCAGCACGCGATCGACCCGTCGCTCCCCGGGCTGCGCGAGGTGCTGGACCGCATCGCCTCGTCCATCGCGTCGGACCGGGAGGAAGACCCGTATCGCCGCGAGGTGGCGCGCGCGGTCCAGCGCTCGTTCGCGGAGCGGCTGATGGACCTGGCCGCCGACGCGCCCATGCCGCAGGTGCGCGCCGAGGCCACGCAGCGGCTGCGCAGCCTGCGCGACTACTACCGCCGCACCAGCTTCAGCGGCGACGCCGACCAGCGCGCGCACGAGCTGCTCCTGGCCGACGACATCGCGCGCTTCCTGGACCGCCCGTGGGAGGCCCGCGAGCGCCGCCAGCCCGTAGCGACGCCCCCCGGCTCCCCGATCGGCGACGAGGACGAGCCCGAAGGCTGGTGA